The sequence below is a genomic window from Candidatus Zixiibacteriota bacterium.
GCAGCGGCACGAAAGTCAAACCGACCAGATCGGTGATAATGTCCAGCACCTCACCGGAAGTGTTGGGGAACTTCTCACGCACTTTGAGTTTGCGCGCCAGGGTGCCGTCGATGCGATCTACGAAGTAAACCAGGAGAGAAAACCGCGCGGCGGTATCGAACTGCCCGTCGATCACCGCCATGGCAGCCAGCGCGGCGAAACTAAGACCGATCAGCGTGATCACGTGCGGTGCGCTATATGGTATCTTGTTCATGTTGTCCTCCGTTCATTGAAGCATTAGCCTGTTTATCCAGTAGAAGCACGGGGCGGCGACAATGAGGCTGTCGAACCGGTCGAGCAGCCCGCCATGCCCCGGCAGCAAAGTCGAGAAATCCTTAATACCGAGCCTGCGCTTGATTGCGGAAAAGAGCAAATCCCCGGCGGTGGCGGAAAGCGCGATCAGTGCCCCCGCCAACGCCAGGATGAGTGACGGTGACTCCGGCGCGAGAAAGCCGAGCGCCTGCGAGCCAATCGCCGCGGTGACCAGTCCCCCTAAGAATCCCTCCCATGTTTTCCCGGGACTTAAGCTCGGGCAGAGTTTGTGTCTTCCCAGCAGGCGTCCCCAGAGCTGGCAAAAGCTGTCGGTGAGCGCTACGAGCAAGTAGACAAAAGCGAATCGCTGCCACCAATCGTGTGCGCCGGGAAACATGAGCGGTGCCAACAGGCTGGCGATAAGGGTTGCGATTGCGAGAGTGACAGCCGCTTGCCGAATTGCGCTCATTGGCAGGTGGCGCGCCAATTCGTAGCTGCCGTAAATGGCAACGCCTAGCAGCGGCACGGCCAGCCAGAGCCGACCGAATCGTGCGAGGAAGACGACTCCGAGGACGATGGCGGCGAAGACTGCGTACTTGACCCAGTCAGAACGTACCGCGCGTGTGTCAGTTGTCCTACCGCGATGGATGAGTATCATCAGGCAGGCGCCCGCCAGGAGCAGCAGCGACATTACTATGAGGACGTTCAGTTCCATGTCAACTTGTCTCCGGTTTGGAATGGGCCGTTGCGCTCAGGTACTGGTGCAGATGGCGAGGAAGCTGACATTCGTCGGCAGATGTGGGCATCTGCCGAGCACTCGCGGGCATGTATTCGTCAGCAGATGAGGACTCGCACTTCTGCGTGGGCTGGGCACGTGATGTAAGTGGTTGCGTCAAGTCTTGATCCTGGCCCCGGACGCGCAAGCGGCTGGGTCGGGATTGTGACCTGTCGTCGCACTCTGGCGTGATCAATGTTATCGCGCCGCGGACGATGCTAATCTCGAATCTCGTCTGGGGCTCGAGCAGTTCACCGTCGGCAAAGGCGACAATCGGTCGCTCAGCTTCGACTACAAGTGTCCGGGCACGCCAGTGATGCACCCGCGCCCAGGTCGAAAGACTGTTGCGCCTGGCCCGGAACGCTGCCTCGACCGCGCCGCGCAGCCCATTATTTTCGATCAGACAGACTTCGAATTCGCCGTCGCTCGCGTTGGCATCGGGTGTCATCTGGAACCCAACGCCCAGTCTGGGCAGATTCGATATAGAGAGCGACAGGACGGTGGCTTTCATATCCAGTCCGCTCCGCCGCACCCTTACATCGCAGGGCCAATCGCCGTGGTCTGCCATCGCTACGAGATAACCGAGCGCATACGTGCGGCTGCCGGCAATCCGGGCCAGTCCCCGCCCGATACGATGATTGCGTATTCGCTGCACGGCGGCTATGGTCGAGCTACCGATTCCGAAACCCGCCGTGGTTACGAAACGGCGACCGTTTATTCGGATGACATCGATCGCCTGCGCCTGTCCTTCGCGAACGACCGCGCAGGCGTCATGGATCGATGCTGGTATCCGGAAATGCCCGGCCAGATCATTTGCCGTACCGATAGGGATGAGTCCAAGTTTGGCGTGGGAGCCGATCACTCCATTGACTACCTGGCCGATAGTGCCGTCGCCGCCTGCGACAACTATGGTGTCGGCATGATCCGCCGCCGCCTGTCTCGCCAACTCGGTCGCGTGGCCGGGGTAGGCGGTTATATGTGTGGTCAACCCGTGTTCGCCGAGTTCGCGGCGAAGCCCCGCGATAATCGCCCGTTGTTTCTCCGGACTCGAAGTCGCGTTTATGATGGCTACGATTCTCATATTGCTCGCCCTTATGCCGCGCGGGCCGGCCGTCGCAGGCGGCGACCCCAGTCAGTTTCTATCGCAAAATTCAGTAGGGTCGATAGATAGTCGCGAAGTGCCGGCGGGCGGATGCCCGCAGCGCGCAGAACCTTTTCGGAATTCTCGCTGACAAACTGGCGCCTGACCGAGAGGTATGGAATGTACGGACGAGCCAGTTGCCATGCCCGCTGCAGCCGCCCGTGAGCGAGATTACATACCACCTTGCCGAGGCGTGGCGGCACGAATGCAGCTTTTGCAACGTGGCCGATGAGACCGTAATGGCGATAGCACTCCCTGGCTCGCGCTACAATGTCATGGGCGCTCATCGTGCGCCCCGCGCCTGCGGTAAGATTGAAGGTGCGGCCGGTCGAATGATTGTGGTGCAGCGCGATATAGGTAATCGCATCGGCAACGTAATCGAGCGGGACAACGTCAAGTTGGGCATCTGAGAGGCCGGGGATTAGGCTCAAGTGTCCGTCGTAGATCATCTTGAGCGGCGTGTAAAGGACATTAAATGCCGTGGTGCGGCCGGTGTGGGAGTCGCCTACCACGATCGACGGCCGCACGACAGCTATAGGCAATTCTTCCATGTGGCTGCGGACAAGCTGTTCGCCTTCCCACTTGGTTTGTTCATAGGCGTTTGAGAATCCGGCCGATTGGCTGAAATCATCCTCGTGTATGAGTCCGGCCCGATCGCCGCACACGTAGGCCGTGCTGACATGGACAAACTGCCGGAGGCGGCCGGTCCGCCGCGCTGCCAGAGCAAGCTCCAGCACCCGGGCGGTGCCATCGACATTGATCGCCCGAGCACAGGGCAGCGGCAGCAGGAATTTTGTGGCCGCCGCGGAGTGGATAATCTCGGTGATCCGCGAGGCAATCCGGCTCCAAGCGTCGTCGTCGAGTCCCAGTTTAGGTTTCGTGATATCGCCGGTGACTACCGTGACACGGTAACACCGTGCGGCAATGTCCGTTTCCGGCGATAGAAACTGCACAACCTCTTCGACCCGGTGCAAGCCGACCTCGCCTGATTCAGCGCGAACCAGAAGAACCAGTTCGGCGGTCGGGTCCGCGCGCAATAGCCGAGCGGTCACCGCAGCGCCGATATTACCGGTCGATCCGGTGATAAAGACAACCCTTGCGCCGTTCCGGCTGTCAGCTTTATGTCCGTTGGTCGTTTCCATACAGTCCGGTCAATTACAAGCGGTGTGCCACAAGTATAGGAGGAGCGTTTTGATGAGATAATGTCGTGACCGATCAGGAGTTAGCTGAGTGGGGACGGGAGGGTGCCGACGCCCGGTAAATGGATAGACCCTATCCATACAGCGGATGGAGTAACCATCCCGCCGCGTTTTGGCGTTGCGGTTGAATGCTTAACCGTCTATTTTGGAGAGAACAGGCGACTCTGTCACGGAGCTTTCAACCAATGCCGGATTCTTCCGAGGGTCACAGCTTACAGGCGCGAAAACCACTCCCTGCCGACACTATGCTTGGTCGGTACCGGATCGTGCGACTTGTCGGTGCAGGCGGTATGGGCGAGGTGTACGAGGCAGAAGACACCGAGCTCGGCAGAAACGTTGCGATCAAGCTGCTGGGGTCAAGTGTACCGCCCGACGATCACATTCGTCGGCGCTTCCAACAGGAAGCGCGTATCGCCGCATCGCTAAATCATCCCAACATTGTGACGGTGCATGACGTAGGCGAGTATCAGGGGCGGCCGTTTTTCGCGATGGAGTTCCTCTCCGGTGAATCGCTGCGTGACCGATTCAAGAGCGGGCCCCTCCCCATTGACAATGCAACCGACATACTCATCCAACTCTGTCACGGATTGGCAGAAGCCCACGATGCCGGGCTGGTGCATCGAGACCTAAAGCCGAGCAACATTATGATCGGCGACGAAGGCCAGGTGAAGATTCTCGATTTTGGTCTGGCAGCGGCGCGGGTTTCAAGCCGTGACAGCGGCGAATCCGGCTCCGGTACTATCTACTACATGGCGCCCGAACAACTGAAAGAGGAGAGCGTCACACCGGCGTCTGATCTTTTTGCGCTCGGAGTAGTGCTGTACGAGATGCTCACCGGGCGGCGACCGTTCGAGGGCGAGTATGAGGCCTCGGTCGTTTACTCGATAGTCAACGACGACCCTGTGCCTCCGGAGAAGCATCGTGCGGACATACCGGAGCATCTGGTGTCCATAGTCAAACGCCTGCTCAAGAAAGACCCTACCGCTCGCTATCCGGGTGTCAATGCTATCCTGACTGAGCTCGGTGAAACTCAGCGGCAGCCGGCCGCGCCGATCGCCATGTCACGCGTGCGGCGGCTCACACCGTGGCTGGCGGTCGTCCTGCTCGCGGCGATAACTGCGGTGTCGCTGATTCCATGGACAGGTTTGGATCAAAACCGCAGCAGCCGTCGCATGCTGGCCGTGCTCCCGTTCGAGAATCTTGGTTCACCTGAAGATGAGTACTTTGCCGACGGTGTAGTCGACGCGGTCACCACACACCTGGCGCGTATCGGCGGGCTGGGGGTTATCTCGCGCACCAGCTCTATGGAATACCGGGCGAGCGGCAAGAGC
It includes:
- a CDS encoding phosphatidate cytidylyltransferase; translation: MELNVLIVMSLLLLAGACLMILIHRGRTTDTRAVRSDWVKYAVFAAIVLGVVFLARFGRLWLAVPLLGVAIYGSYELARHLPMSAIRQAAVTLAIATLIASLLAPLMFPGAHDWWQRFAFVYLLVALTDSFCQLWGRLLGRHKLCPSLSPGKTWEGFLGGLVTAAIGSQALGFLAPESPSLILALAGALIALSATAGDLLFSAIKRRLGIKDFSTLLPGHGGLLDRFDSLIVAAPCFYWINRLMLQ
- a CDS encoding SDR family oxidoreductase; translated protein: METTNGHKADSRNGARVVFITGSTGNIGAAVTARLLRADPTAELVLLVRAESGEVGLHRVEEVVQFLSPETDIAARCYRVTVVTGDITKPKLGLDDDAWSRIASRITEIIHSAAATKFLLPLPCARAINVDGTARVLELALAARRTGRLRQFVHVSTAYVCGDRAGLIHEDDFSQSAGFSNAYEQTKWEGEQLVRSHMEELPIAVVRPSIVVGDSHTGRTTAFNVLYTPLKMIYDGHLSLIPGLSDAQLDVVPLDYVADAITYIALHHNHSTGRTFNLTAGAGRTMSAHDIVARARECYRHYGLIGHVAKAAFVPPRLGKVVCNLAHGRLQRAWQLARPYIPYLSVRRQFVSENSEKVLRAAGIRPPALRDYLSTLLNFAIETDWGRRLRRPARAA
- a CDS encoding diacylglycerol kinase family protein, which gives rise to MRIVAIINATSSPEKQRAIIAGLRRELGEHGLTTHITAYPGHATELARQAAADHADTIVVAGGDGTIGQVVNGVIGSHAKLGLIPIGTANDLAGHFRIPASIHDACAVVREGQAQAIDVIRINGRRFVTTAGFGIGSSTIAAVQRIRNHRIGRGLARIAGSRTYALGYLVAMADHGDWPCDVRVRRSGLDMKATVLSLSISNLPRLGVGFQMTPDANASDGEFEVCLIENNGLRGAVEAAFRARRNSLSTWARVHHWRARTLVVEAERPIVAFADGELLEPQTRFEISIVRGAITLITPECDDRSQSRPSRLRVRGQDQDLTQPLTSRAQPTQKCESSSADEYMPASARQMPTSADECQLPRHLHQYLSATAHSKPETS